The Kineothrix sp. MB12-C1 genome includes a window with the following:
- a CDS encoding ISLre2 family transposase codes for MIKSIQQFEENGAKNLTGVLEKFLKDPQQQAEFIYGITDSVVQLGLDMIAETFESMDEELRNSGYRRRNWVISRRDETSLITSLGTVRYCKTLFKNKKTGACEYLLDRIMGLESHVRMTEDAQAQMLEEAVDSSYRKGGIRASLSEKVSKQTVKNKIHDLKFHTKPEKIENKKQVSYLYIDADEDHVSLQYLEKKGDITKPRSNTSMPKIAYVYEGAESEAPKSERFKLINPKYFGGIYEGSKGVEQFWREIYEYISATYDMDAIKQIYINGDGAAWIKSGRKFIAGSTFVLDKFHMQKYITAATSHLMDSSEDARSELYGAIHKRAKWMASETFEKILNITENEAQRKKVESSMAYILGHWDGIMQGLRNKETQVGCSAEGHVSHIYADRMSSRPLGWSKHGVHQMAKLRIYKANKGNMLELVRMQKQELPIAVGTEERIYLSSEMFRSESKRLTEEQRYVERITHSIPFPEVKKIAYFKNHIWGL; via the coding sequence ATGATTAAAAGTATACAACAGTTTGAAGAAAATGGGGCAAAAAATTTAACAGGAGTTCTGGAAAAGTTTTTGAAAGATCCTCAACAACAAGCAGAGTTTATCTATGGAATTACAGATAGTGTAGTACAGTTAGGACTGGACATGATTGCGGAGACTTTTGAAAGTATGGATGAAGAACTGAGAAACAGCGGATACAGAAGGAGAAACTGGGTCATAAGCAGACGAGATGAAACATCCCTGATTACCAGCCTTGGAACTGTGAGATATTGCAAGACACTGTTTAAGAACAAGAAGACTGGAGCCTGTGAATATCTGCTAGATCGGATCATGGGATTAGAAAGCCATGTAAGGATGACAGAAGATGCACAGGCGCAGATGCTTGAGGAAGCGGTCGACAGTAGCTATCGCAAAGGAGGAATCAGAGCCAGTCTTTCCGAAAAAGTCAGCAAACAGACAGTAAAAAATAAGATACATGATCTGAAATTTCATACAAAACCAGAAAAAATAGAGAATAAAAAACAGGTTTCCTATCTTTATATTGATGCAGATGAAGATCATGTGTCATTGCAGTATCTCGAGAAAAAGGGAGATATCACGAAACCTCGAAGCAACACCAGTATGCCTAAAATAGCCTATGTATATGAAGGTGCGGAATCAGAAGCGCCTAAAAGCGAAAGGTTTAAGCTGATCAATCCGAAGTACTTTGGGGGCATATATGAGGGAAGCAAAGGAGTAGAACAGTTCTGGCGAGAGATTTATGAGTATATCAGCGCCACCTATGACATGGATGCCATAAAACAGATTTATATTAATGGAGATGGTGCAGCCTGGATAAAAAGCGGACGTAAATTTATAGCCGGATCAACCTTCGTACTGGATAAATTCCATATGCAGAAATATATCACAGCAGCAACTTCGCATTTAATGGATTCGTCAGAGGATGCAAGAAGTGAACTGTATGGTGCCATACACAAGAGAGCGAAATGGATGGCATCCGAGACCTTTGAAAAAATCCTGAATATAACAGAAAACGAAGCACAAAGGAAAAAGGTAGAAAGTAGTATGGCTTATATCCTAGGGCATTGGGATGGGATCATGCAGGGTTTGAGAAATAAAGAAACACAAGTGGGATGCAGTGCAGAAGGACATGTGAGCCATATCTACGCAGACAGGATGAGTTCCAGACCATTAGGGTGGAGTAAGCATGGAGTTCACCAAATGGCAAAGCTAAGGATTTATAAAGCAAACAAAGGAAATATGTTGGAGTTGGTGAGAATGCAAAAGCAGGAGTTGCCCATAGCAGTGGGTACAGAAGAAAGAATCTATTTAAGCAGCGAGATGTTTCGATCGGAAAGCAAGCGACTGACAGAGGAACAACGCTATGTAGAAAGGATAACTCATAGCATTCCCTTTCCAGAAGTGAAAAAGATAGCTTATTTTAAAAACCACATTTGGGGATTGTAA